The genome window CGGCCTACCCAAGACCTTGAGCGTAACTGCTGGTGAAATTAATCAGTCAATGAAAGATCCAATCAACAGCATTTTGGAAGCGATTAAGGTCACGTTAGAAAAAACGCCACCAGAGTTGGCTGCGGATATTATGGACCGTGGCATTGTCATGACCGGAGGCGGCGCGTTGCTTGACGGCTTTGACCGCTTGGTGAGTAAGGAAACCGGCATGCCGGTTGTAATTGCCGATAATCCCCTGGACTGTGTTGTCTTGGGCGCAGGCAAAGTATTACGGGAAATTGAGCTATTACGTCGCGTTGCGTTGGCTGCTAAGCGCTAATATTACCTGAGGGGAGGGATAACATGCTGCCGGCAATCAGGCGAAGACAAAAAATTATTAACGGGGTTCTAATTATCCTGGTGCTCAGTCTGACAATGAGTTGGAGCTCTAGTAATCCGGAGCGCATTGAGTTCATCGAAGACCTGTTTGCCCAGGCTTTACATCCTCTCCAGGTGGGAGTTAACGCGGTGGCTGATTTTTTTGTCAGCTCCCATGGGTTTATGGTAGATGTTCGTAATGTTTTCATCGAGAACAGGGAGCTAAAGGAACAACTCTCCCAATATGCCGGGATTGAATATGAATTGTTGGAAGTTCGGCATGCCAACCGCCGGTTGCGGGAACTGCTGGACTTCGCTGAAGACGCACCTTTTGAAACAACACCGGCACAGGTTATCGGCCGGAATCCGTCCACATGGTTCTCAACAGTTACAATTGACAAAGGTTCTAATGACGGAATCGAATTGGACATGCCTGTGGTGACCCACAGAGGTTTGGTAGGCAAGGTTATCTCTGTT of Bacillota bacterium contains these proteins:
- the mreC gene encoding rod shape-determining protein MreC — its product is MLPAIRRRQKIINGVLIILVLSLTMSWSSSNPERIEFIEDLFAQALHPLQVGVNAVADFFVSSHGFMVDVRNVFIENRELKEQLSQYAGIEYELLEVRHANRRLRELLDFAEDAPFETTPAQVIGRNPSTWFSTVTIDKGSNDGIELDMPVVTHRGLVGKVISVSPTFSKVQLIISPDSGISAIVQRTRDNGVLLGLTSPAGYTQLTRLPADSNISEGDVIISSPLTGIYPKGLVIGRVVEVYDDLVTLERSALIRPEVDFERLEEVLIIVNYD